Proteins found in one Sardina pilchardus chromosome 3, fSarPil1.1, whole genome shotgun sequence genomic segment:
- the LOC134077598 gene encoding uncharacterized protein LOC134077598 yields MLEQQKFNSVMLHFLDKVKDGPSYVCCVCHRLLFKDQVRHCNEKTYIKSPCAQDVAAKCITKDYLHICNASCRVDCKWKNTPRCELWICHTCHCKLNKGQIPVESVQNNMALSNVPSELSTLNSLEQHLVALHIPFMKLLALPKGGQNGVHGPVTCVPANIVETTKVLPRADVENSLLPVKLKRKLTYKGHYKYEFVNSTNVLNAFKFLKENNKYYSDIDFNNDWVNVFAQQTHNDVQIDQASDNEGTEDELLHDRQQYCMFMDTCLQPVDIGQEVLDHYLDRILHLAPGEGNSPIKMLMDKANEAKCFPALFPNGLHTYHDKRQSQITLSRYFNMRVLNADTRFAKNVEYIFYAQYLSEIQQVVSNVSIALRKGKQHKNPATVDSNLLKDEGSLQSLLQNDEGYRFLKPIRGTPAFWQAAQKDLFALIRQLGIPTWFCSFSSADMRWTNLLSTLLLQEGRHETLEDLQWADKCELLRQNPVTAARMFDHRWHCFLKGVLMSPANPIGKIVDYFYRVEFQQRGSPHVHCLFWIENAPQIDKESDEDVAAFIDNYVTCELDSEDTKLYETASAVQQHSKKHSKTCKKKGTTCRFNFPKPPSARTFITHKKDEDMDIKTCKCQQPDVCQCLSNVVANKSCQCDASINCDCPINNSCEMEKKRAQEILSSVKDAIENTNNNFSSTDSLFDSLGITQDIFETAYAVHGNKTQVVLKRQPQHVWVNQYNKSLLKCWNANMDIQYVVDAYACIVYIISYISKAEREMGLLLSNAQREAKKERNLDAKSALKKIGSVYLHNRDISAQEAVYRLTNMHLKECSRKVMFIPTGDNVVKMSLPLAVLQSRADTGPVSTNDMWMTSIIDRYKSRPDDKLFQDMPLATFASEYRVLCTTEKCRNKVQLKNDLGYVVRRTRSKPAVIRYASFSETKSPELFHQTSLQLFLPYRQDIQLKPPGFNSFEEFYKLGHVSLSDGILTSVKTLVDQIRSQFEVDMEILQSAEQQLEHAVVEDAWGQLCPEQEIDRLECQLESKNQEDRVNDPVDSIPDLENNSSPHFLFENQKKSLGRAEGLALIRSLNTTQLSIFYRIRQWCLEKVQGKQPPPFHVFITGGAGTGKTHLIKAIQYECNRILCQQNKNPDDLCVLLTAPTGIAAYNLKATTIHSAFCIGTDVKLPYTPLGEEKLNTLRATLGSVKLLVIDEVSMVDHKLLAYVHGRLRQIKQSGTSYPFGNVSVIAVGDLFQLSPVRGTPLHMDTSNVNFWNSLFSVVELHTVVRQKNTQFAELLNRLRTRVKTNAVLQEDIALLQSRETGEESPALHIFSTNSQVQEYNLQQLCQNCKEYVSIKAQDYVKNHKTGKTMLKQGQHSSVRQTNLLDELCIGEGARVMLIKNIDVSDGLVNGVCGSVVHVAIQPGSQFPTSVYVKFDDDDIGIKRRKQYISDNSQLQMATPIFLEEERVDYKGGLRRQFPLRLAWAITVHKVQGLTLAKAVVSLHKIFAPGQAYVALSRVTSLDGLIISDFTEKAIYCNQHISQHIASMPKFLCENTLEKPMSNCFSIYLLNVQSLQAHFQDLQTIVASLHPDCVAVTETWLGDSCSPERFSITEYSFHHKPRRLSYAHSSREFHALATQQHGGVGMYVHSARLYQFPTFPVCNLECIVLQMKNPELLLVVIYRPPSYNLRIFQKHLKHLMDALTVLSDNIILLGDFNVDVNKPNEHIKFMETNNYTQLVSGSTTEAGTLIDHVYIKNTSTYKIHTQVMPLYFSAHEAILYGQPVVPLAVSPRLHSVLEQITPGTGAPADQ; encoded by the coding sequence ATGCTAGAGCAGCAAAAATTCAATTCTGTAATGTTACATTTTTTGGATAAAGTGAAAGATGGACCAagttatgtgtgttgtgtgtgtcatcgATTGCTTTTTAAAGATCAGGTGAGGCATTGCAATGAAAAAACATATATCAAGTCTCCATGTGCACAAGATGTTGCTGCAAAATGCATAACCAAAGATTatttgcacatttgcaatgCTTCTTGTCGTGTGGATTGTAAATGGAAAAATACACCTAGGTGTGAATTGTGGATATGTCATACTTGTCATTGTAAATTAAACAAAGGCCAAATTCCTGTTGAAAGTGTGCAAAATAACATGGCTCTTTCAAATGTTCCTAGTGAGTTGAGTACTTTAAATTCCTTAGAACAACATTTAGTTGCTTTACATATCCCTTTCATGAAACTGTTGGCATTACCCAAAGGAGGGCAAAATGGTGTGCATGGCCCAGTAACTTGTGTCCCTGCAAACATAGTTGAGACCACAAAAGTTTTGCCAAGAGCTGATGTGGAAAATTCACTTTTACCGGTTAAATTGAAAAGGAAATTAACATATAAAGGACATTACAAATATGAGTTTGTGAATTCAACAAATGTATTAAATGCATTTAAGTTTTTGAAAGAGAACAATAAATATTATTCAGACATTGATTTTAATAATGATTGGGTAAATGTGTTTGCACAACAAACGCATAACGATGTTCAAATAGATCAAGCATCAGACAATGAGGGGACTGAGGACGAGTTACTTCATGATAGACAGCAATATTGTATGTTTATGGATACATGTTTGCAGCCAGTGGACATTGGGCAAGAGGTTTTGGATCATTACTTAGATAGAATTTTGCATCTAGCGCCAGGTGAAGGTAACAGTCCCATTAAAATGTTGATGGACAAAGCTAATGAAGCAAAATGTTTCCCTGCGTTGTTTCCAAATGGATTACATACTTACCATGACAAAAGGCAATCACAAATAACTTTGTCCAGATATTTCAACATGAGAGTTTTAAATGCAGATACCAGGTTTGCTAAAAATGTTGAGTATATTTTTTATGCTCAGTATTTATCTGAGATACAACAAGTAGTATCTAATGTGTCCATAGCAttaagaaaaggaaaacaacacAAGAATCCAGCAACTGTTGATTCTAATCTGTTGAAAGATGAGGGAAGTTTACAGTCTCTGCTTCAAAACGATGAGGGTTATAGGTTTTTAAAACCCATTCGTGGTACCCCTGCTTTCTGGCAGGCTGCGCAAAAGGATTTGTTTGCATTGATTCGCCAATTAGGTATTCCAACTTGGTTCTGTTCGTTTTCATCTGCTGATATGCGATGGACAAATTTGTTGTCAACACTTTTGCTACAAGAAGGCAGGCATGAAACTCTTGAGGATTTGCAATGGGCAGACAAGTGTGAGTTATTGCGCCAAAATCCAGTCACTGCAGCTCGAATGTTTGACCACAGATGGCATTGCTTTTTGAAAGGTGTGCTTATGTCACCAGCAAATCCAATTGGTAAAATTGTGGATTACTTTTATAGAGTTGAGTTCCAACAACGTGGATCCCCACATGTTCATTGTCTGTTTTGGATTGAGAATGCCCCTCAGATAGACAAAGAGTCAGATGAGGATGTTGCTGCTTTTATTGACAATTATGTTACATGTGAGTTAGATTCTGAGGATACAAAGTTATATGAAACCGCATCAGCTGTCCAACAGCATAGCAAGAAGCATTCAAAGACTTGTAAAAAGAAAGGCACAACTTGTAGATTTAATTTCCCAAAACCACCTTCTGCACGTACTTTTATCACCCATAAAAAGGATGAAGATATGGACATCAAGACATGCAAATGCCAGCAACCTGATGTATGTCAATGCCTTAGCAATGTTGTTGCAAACAAAAGCTGTCAATGTGACGCATCTATCAATTGTGACTGTCCTATTAATAATTCATgtgaaatggagaaaaaaagagcccaAGAGATTTTATCGTCTGTTAAAGATGCTATAGAAAATACTAATAACAACTTCAGCTCAACTGATTCATTATTTGACTCTTTAGGCATAACCCAAGACATATTTGAAACAGCATATGCAGTTCATGGAAACAAAACTCAAGTTGTTTTGAAAAGGCAACCACAACATGTGTGGGTAAATCAGTACAATAAGTCCCTTTTGAAATGCTGGAATGCCAATATGGATATTCAGTATGTTGTGGATGCATACGCTTGTATTGTGTACATAATATCTTACATATctaaggcagaaagagagatggggttgcTCCTAAGTAATGCCCAAAGGGAAGCAAAAAAAGAACGTAACCTTGATGCAAAAAGTGCACTTAAGAAGATAGGCAGTGTGTACTTGCATAATCGTGACATAAGTGCGCAGGAGGCAGTTTATCGATTAACAAATATGCATTTGAAGGAATGTTCACGTAAAGTTATGTTCATTCCCACTGGTGACAATGTTGTCAAAATGAGTCTGCCTCTAGCTGTACTTCAATCACGAGCTGATACTGGACCTGTGTCAACTAATGATATGTGGATGACGAGCATCATAGACAGGTATAAAAGTAGGCCTGATGACAAGCTATTTCAGGATATGCCTTTAGCAACATTTGCATCTGAGTATAGGGTTCTTTGTACGACTGAAAAAtgtagaaacaaagtgcagtTAAAAAATGATTTGGGTTATGTTGTCCGTAGAACTCGTTCAAAACCTGCTGTTATACGTTATGCAAGTTTCTCAGAAACCAAAAGTCCAGAACTTTTCCACCAAACCAGTCTACAACTTTTTCTACCATATAGACAAGACATACAATTGAAACCACCAGGATTTAACAGCTTTGAGGAATTTTACAAACTTGGTCATGTGTCTCTTTCTGATGGCATACTAACATCTGTTAAAACTCTGGTAGATCAAATCAGAAGTCAATTTGAAGTGGATATGGAGATATTGCAGTCAGCTGAGCAACAACTAGAACATGCTGTTGTAGAAGATGCGTGGGGTCAACTATGTCCTGAACAAGAAATTGACAGGTTAGAATGTCAATTGGAAAGTAAAAATCAGGAGGACAGAGTAAATGACCCAGTAGATTCCATTCCAGacttggaaaataactcttcaccACACTTTCTTTTTGAAAACCAAAAAAAATCCTTAGGTAGGGCTGAGGGTTTAGCATTAATTAGGTCACTGAATACAACACAGCTGTCCATATTTTACAGGATACGTCAATGGTGTTTAGAGAAAGTGCAGGGAAAACAACCGCCACCTTTTCATGTGTTCATCACAGGTGGAGCAGGCACTGGGAAAACTCATTTGATCAAAGCAATTCAGTATGAATGCAATCGTATTCTgtgtcaacaaaacaaaaatccagATGATTTGTGTGTTTTACTAACTGCTCCCACAGGTATAGCTGCCTATAATTTAAAAGCCACAACCATTCACAGTGCATTTTGCATAGGGACAGATGTAAAATTGCCATACACTCCCCTTGGTGAGGAAAAACTTAATACACTAAGAGCAACTCTAGGCAGTGTAAAGTTGTTGGTCATTGATGAGGTGTCCATGGTTGACCATAAACTATTAGCTTATGTACACGGTAGACTCAGACAAATAAAACAATCTGGTACTTCGTACCCATTTGGGAATGTTAGCGTGATTGCTGTAGGAGACCTATTTCAGTTAAGTCCAGTTAGAGGTACACCATTACATATGGACACATCAAATGTTAATTTCTGGAATAgccttttttctgttgttgaaCTACATACTGTTGTTCGTCAAAAAAATACACAGTTTGCAGAACTGTTGAATCGTTTGCGCACACGAGTTAAGACAAATGCTGTTCTTCAAGAAGACATTGCACTTTTACAAAGTCGTGAAACAGGCGAGGAAAGTCCAGCTCTGCATATATTCTCTACAAACTCTCAAGTACAGGAATATAACTTGCAACAGTTATGTCAAAATTGTAAGGAATATGTTTCTATTAAAGCTCAAGACTATGTTAAAAACCACAAAACAGGGAAGACAATGTTGAAACAAGGGCAACATAGTTCAGTACGTCAGACAAACTTATTGGATGAGTTATGCATAGGTGAAGGGGCACGTGTTATGTTGATTAAAAACATTGATGTATCAGATGGTTtagttaatggtgtgtgtggttcagtggTGCATGTAGCTATACAGCCTGGAAGTCAATTCCCTACCTCTGTATATGTTAaatttgatgatgatgacataGGTATAAAGAGACGTAAACAATACATTTCAGATAACTCACAATTACAAATGGCTACACCTATTTTCCTCGAAGAAGAACGAGTTGATTACAAAGGTGGATTGCGTCGGCAATTCCCATTGAGACTAGCATGGGCAATAACTGTACATAAAGTCCAAGGTTTAACACTCGCAAAGGCAGTggtttctttgcacaaaatattTGCACCTGGACAGGCATATGTAGCTTTGAGTAGAGTCACCTCTCTTGATGGTCTGATCATCAGTGATTTTACTGAAAAAGCTATTTATTGTAATCAGCACATATCCCAACATATTGCAAGCATGCCAAAGTTTTTGTGTGAAAACACCCTTGAAAAACCTATGTCTAACTGCTTTTCCATTTATCTTTTAAATGTACAAAGTTTACAAGCACATTTTCAAGACTTACAAACAATTGTTGCATCATTACATCCTGATTGTGTCGCAGTGACAGAAACATGGCTAGGTGACTCCTGTAGTCCTGAAAGATTTTCCATAACAGAATACTCTTTTCATCACAAACCAAGACGATTGTCATATGCTCATTCTAGTCGTGAATTTCATGCCCTGGCCACACAACAACATGGTGGAGTTGGGATGTATGTGCACTCTGCCAGATTGTATCAGTTTCCTACTTTTCCTGTTTGTAATTTGGAATGTATAGTTCTACAAATGAAAAACCCTGAACTTTTGTTAGTGGTCATCTACAGACCTCCATCATATAATTTGCGTATCTTCCAAAAACATCTCAAACACTTGATGGATGCGTTGACAGTGTTGAGTGATAACATCATTTTGTTGGGAGATTTCAATGTAGATGTAAACAAACCTAATGAGCACATTAAGTTCATGGAAACCAATAATTACACCCAACTGGTTTCAGGATCAACCACAGAAGCTGGTACATTAATAGACCATGTGTATATCAAAAACACATCCAcatataaaatacacacacaagtgatgCCTTTATATTTTTCAGCTCATGAAGCTATTTTAT